The following coding sequences lie in one Gadus morhua chromosome 20, gadMor3.0, whole genome shotgun sequence genomic window:
- the LOC115532794 gene encoding cell surface A33 antigen produces MERGTFLGWRRLLLDFTGLLLVLSCCSGLDVSISQSQYEVARGGNIAMTCSYKPARPDSNVFLVKWEAQPDKESDSWMPVATWFPNNQIDIAPNFEGRAQMTVDLGSKQSTLQLDKVLMQDSRNFECSVTIQGDDEGKTAATTTLLVLVAPSRPVCGIQGTAEYWNNISLSCMSEEGSPSPTYKWKSYSVLNAPRPYPLRATEKDGVLALFNISKEDSGFFVCTTTNRVGHDSCNLTLSVLPTTMKVGATAGIIGGVVAGLVVLAIVIYCCCCKKDKENKPVEGSPGDVEFQDQPSVRNQYWDDQSSTLTKPYVEESDRFEEKSVRDLGNHNDNRAGTSVLEAEQHSYNDAENGYGNGSDGIRGRLDEKRDFSRGSRDRLDDQDEIRGSRDRLDDRNEIRGSRDRLDDQDEIRGSRDRLDDHPNRYRGSSDRLDDQHDRYRGSRDRLDDQHDDIRGSRDRLDDKRDRYRGSRDRLDDQSDEVRGSRDNLDNTRDRYGSRDRLDDNRDRRHGSRDNLDAQYNRHGGSRDRLGESRPSYNV; encoded by the exons ATGGAAAGGGGAACATTTCTTGGTTGGAGAAGACTACTACTTGATTTTACAG GTCTTCTTTTAGTCCTGTCCTGCTGTAGTGGCCTGGACGTTTCTATTTCCCAGAGTCAGTATGAGGTGGCGAGAGGAGGGAATATAGCCATGACATGTTCATACAAACCAGCCAGGCCAGACTCAAATGTCTTCTTAGTGAAATGGGAGGCTCAACCTGACAAAGAAAGTGATTCATGg ATGCCAGTGGCCACCTGGTTTCCAAACAATCAGATAGACATCGCTCCGAACTTTGAAGGCCGAGCTCAAATGACGGTTGACCTCGGCTCAAAGCAGAGCACACTCCAGCTGGATAAAGTTCTAATGCAGGACAGTCGCAACTTCGAGTGCAGTGTCACTATCCAAGGCGACGATGAGGGAAAAACAGCAGCTACCACTACCCTATTGGTTCTAG TGGCTCCATCCAGGCCTGTCTGTGGGATCCAAGGCACTGCTGAATACTGGAACAACATTAGCCTCAGCTGTATGTCTGAAGAGGGCTCCCCTAGTCCCACTTATAAATGGAAGAGCTACAGTGTCCTAAATGCTCCCAGACCATACCCACTCCGGGCCACTGAAA AGGATGGAGTCCTGGCCCTCTTTAATATTTCAAAGGAGGATTCCGGGTTTTTTGTCTGTACCACAACCAATCGAGTTGGTCATGACAGCTGCAACCTCACCCTATCGGTGCTACCCA CCACTATGAAAGTTGGGGCAACGGCAGGCATCATTGGAGGGGTCGTAGCAGGTCTCGTCGTCCTCGCCATTGTTATCTACTGTTGCTGTTGTAAGAAGGATAAAGAGAACAAGCCTGTCGAAGG TTCTCCTGGCGACGTGGAGTTCCAAGACCAACCCTCAGTTAGAAACCAATATTGGGATGACCAGTCAAGCACCTTGACTAAGCCATATGTTGAAGAGTCAGACCGCTTTGAAGAGAAAAGTGTTCGTGATCTGGGCAACCACAACGACAACCGGGCTGGGACAAGCGTGTTGGAAGCTGAACAACACAGTTATAATGATGCAGAAAATGGCTATGGAAACGGTAGTGATGGCATTCGTGGACGTCTTGACGAAAAGCGTGACTTCTCTCGGGGTAGTCGCGATCGACTTGATGATCAGGATGAAATTCGTGGAAGTCGCGATCGGCTTGATGATCGGAATGAAATTCGTGGAAGTCGCGATCGGCTTGATGATCAGGATGAAATTCGTGGAAGTCGCGATCGGCTTGATGATCACCCCAACCGCTATCGCGGAAGTAGCGACCGCCTTGATGACCAACATGATCGTTATCGGGGAAGCCGCGACAGGCTTGACGATCAACATGATGACATTCGGGGAAGTCGCGACAGACTTGACGATAAACGCGATCGCTATCGGGGAAGTCGCGATCGGCTTGACGACCAAAGTGATGAAGTCCGGGGAAGTCGAGATAACCTTGACAATACACGAGATCGCTATGGCAGTCGCGATCGTCTTGACGATAATCGGGATCGCCGCCATGGCAGTCGCGATAACCTTGATGCACAATATAATCGGCATGGTGGAAGTCGCGATCGCCTTGGTGAGAGTAGGCCTAGTTATAATGTCTAA